A region of the Corynebacterium renale genome:
TCCGGTTCGCGGTGCACATGAAACTCCACCTGCCCGAAATCCGAAGGCGGAACCGCCGGGGCGAGCCGTACCCACTGGCCCGGGGTATACGTGGCCGTGGCCAAAACATGCTGGCCGGGCCGGTACAACATGGGCAGTCCCAGGTCCACGGTCACCACCGAAATGCGCCGGCTCACTCGGTTGACGCTGATAACTTCCCCGGCGGCAGCCGGTGGGATGCCCAGGTAGTCGGCCTCCAGGGCAGCCTGCGCCATCGTCTCGCAGATGCGGGTCAAGACGACCTCGGAATCAGCGGCCGCAACCGAGTAGGGGATCCCCGCCTCCCACAGCACGGCACGCAACCCATCCTTGAGGGCGTTCGCAAAAACGGAATACACCGCGCTGGGAAACCCGTGCCGGCGATGCTGTCGGCCTAGGGCCTCGAGGATTTCGACGTCGTCGTCGTGAAGCTGACAGTCGTGGGCGCGCTCCAGCACGGCGGACACCTGCGGTGCCAAATCCAAGTGCGCCTCTTCCATGCGCACAGTGAACAGGGCGCGTGCCTCCAGTTGGTCCTGGTAGAACCGGGTATGCACGGCATCGCGAAATACGTCAGGGTAGGACGCAATAGCGTCAGCTACCTCGGCGTAGGGTCCAGAACCAAGCGGAGCACGGTGCAACATGGTGCTCATCATACGGCCTAGCCGTACATGCGCGGGCTAGCGGCCGGGCATGTACGGGGTGCCGGGCTCCCAACCCAACTCGGGCGCCACGTGCTTGGCAAAGTTCTCCAGGATGGAGACGTTGAGGTCCACGCCCATCGTGTTCGGGATCGTGATCAGTAGGGTGTCGGCGTCCATGACGGCCTTATCCGCCTTGAGCTGTTCGATCAGCTGATCCGGCTCCGCGGCGTACGTCTTGCCGAACGTGACCTGGCGGCCCTCCCCGAGGGAACCGATCTGATCCTCGCTGGCGCCGTGCGGGCCGAAGAGGCGGCGATCCTCATCCGAGACGATCGGGAAGATGGAGCGCGATACCGAAACGCGCGGCTCCCAGTCGTGGCCGGCCTCCTTCCAGGCGGTGCGGTACGCCTGGATCTGCTCGTACTGAATATCGCCCAGCGAAGAACCGTCGGCCTCGCTGACCAGGGTGGAGCTCATCAAGTTCAGGCCATCCTTCGCGGTCTGGACCGCCGAATCGTAGGAGCCGGAACCGTAGAAGACGCGCTTATCCAAATCCGGGACGTGCGGGAAAATCGGCAGGGCGGAGCCCGGCTGGTACATCTGCGGGTACTGCTCGCCCAGTGGGGCGGCGGTAGCCATCTGGTGGCCGCGCACCGCAGCGAGGAACTTCTCTAAATGTTCGCGGGCTAGGTCGGCACCGTTGGGGGCCTTGGCCTGGTAGCCGAAGGATTCCCAACCGCGCACGGCCGGCTCGGGTGACCCGCGGGAGACGCCGATTGCGGTGCGCTGGTCCGCTAACAGGTCTAAGGCGCCGAGCTCTTCGGCCAGGTAGAGCGGGTTTTCATACCGCATATCGATAACGCCGGTGCCCACTTCAAGGCGCTTGGTGCGCGCCGCGACCGCCGCGAGCAGCGGCATGGGGGACGCGCCCTGCGGGGCGAAGTGGTGGACGCGGAAGGAGGCGTTGTTCACGCCGAGGTCGTCGGCGGCTTGTGCGATGTCGACGGACTGCTGGAGTACGTCTTTCGCGCTGGGGCCGCGTTGGCCTGGAAGTGCATAATGTCCGAAGGAAAGGAATCCAAAGTATTTCATGGCTCCACCCTACGGGGATTATGTTGACGTGTCAACGGTCTAGGTTGCGCAGATACCTCGACACCGCCAGACCCGCGCGCCGCCCCGCCCGATTCGCGCCGGTCGTCGACGCCGTCGAACCGTAACCCGCCAGGAAAAGGCCCGGCTGGCCCTCCGGCGTGACTTCGTCGAGCATCCGCGGGCCACCCGTGCGCAGGCCCAACCCGCGCAGGTGCCCCAGGCTGTGCCGGAAGCCAGTGTTCCAGAACAAGACGTTGTACTCCTCAGCGTGACCAGCGGGGAAGGGATCCCAACTCTCCGGCACGACCAGGTCGCTGGCCGTAGGCGCCTGCCCGAAGACCGCGCCGCTCCGCGTCAGGTGCGCCGGCCACCCCCGCGACACCAACACGCCGTCGCGGACAGCTGCCATGTACTCCGGCCACTGCGGGATACCGGTCGTCGACACCACCGACGCCGGCCGCTTCCCACTAAACGTGCGCTCCCGCACCGCGCGCTCAACGTCCAAACCCCAATGTGAATCGAAGGTGCGCTGCGTAAACGCCGGCGGGCGGCGCGTGGCCCATGTGGTCTCCGCCACGGGCGCAAGCTCCAGGAGAAACTGCACCGCCGACAACCCGCCGCCCAACACGAGGACGCGCTGGCCAGCGAAATCCTCCGCCCGCGTGTAATCCACCGTGTGTAGCTGCCGCCCGCCGAAACGCCCCGGCACGTGCGGCACAAACGGGGAATCCCACGTCCCCGTCGCCGACACCACACTGCGCGCCCGGTACTCGGCCTTATCCGTGGCCACCACAAAAACGGCGCCCTCGCGCTCCACCCGCAGCACCTTCTCCGGCCGGCGCACATCCAGCCCCAGATGCTGCTCGTAGGCGGCGTAATAGTCACTGACCACACGCGACGCCGGAATGCTTCTCGACGGCCTATCCAGCGGAAAACCCGGAAGATCAGCAATACCGTGCGCTCGACCCAGCGTGAGCGACGGCCACCTGTGCAACCAAGCGCCGCCGGGGGCGGGGTTGGCGTCGACAAGCAAAGGAGTTATCCCCCGCCTAAGTACCTCGTGGGCGGTTGCCAAACCTGCCTGACCTGCGCCAATGATGATTACGGGGGAAAGCATGTTCCTAATCCTACGTTTCCGGGTATGCTTACTGGGTCACAGTATGGTCGTCTTAAAGCCTCGACCGCATATTAAATAGAGGAGGTTAGCGTGGAATACACCCCATTTTCACTGCTTATCGACGTCGGATGGATCTCCATCCTCATGGTCATCGGCAACTTTATCCGCCGCCGGGTGAAACTATTCCAAAACCTCCTTATCCCGTCCTCCATCACCGCCGGCCTGCTGGGCCTCATCTTCGGGCCCGAGGTCCTCGGCTGGATCGGTTTCTCCGACAAGATGGGCGCCTACACCACGATTCTGATCGCCGTGGTCTTCGCGTCCATGCCGTTTAGTATGCAGTTCGACCGCTCCGTGCGCTCCGGTGCGCGCACCATGTGGGCGTATTCCGCCGGCATGTTCATGGGTCAGTGGGGCATCTTCATCCTGCTCGGCCTCTTCCTCTTCCAGCCGGTCTGGGGCACCGAACCGTGGTTCGGCATGATGCTGCCCGTCGGCTTCGTCGGCGGCTTCGGTACCGCGGCGGCTGTGGGTTCCGCGATGGACAACGCCATGGACATGAATGGTGTGGCATCCTCCCTGGGCTTTACCTCCGCAACCGTCGGTACCTTCGCGGCCATCATCGGTGGCGTGATCTTCGCATCCTGGGCCATCAAGAAGGGCAAGACCGCAGACCTCCCCGAGAAACTGCCGGCCGAACTACTCTCCGGCTACATCGACCGCCTCGAAGAACGCCCCTCCATCGGTAAAGCAACCACCAGCCCATCCTCCATCGAACCGATGGCCCTGCACGCCGGCGTGGTCACACTCGTGGTTATGGCCGCGTACTACCTCAACGGCTGGATCAACGACCTCTTCCCACAGGTCTCCATCCCACTGTTTGCGATGTCCTTCGTTGTCGGTATCGTCGTGAAGCTCTTCTTCAACGCCGTGAAAACCCCCGACTACCTGGACCGCGACACCATCAACACCGTCTCCGGCGCAGCCACCGACTACCTCATCGCCTTCGGCATCGCATCCATCGTGCCGGCCGCAATCGCCGACTACTGGATCCCACTCGTGGTCCTGTTCGTCATCGGCATCATCTACTGCTTCATCTTCCTGGCCTACCTCGCGCCGAAATTCTTCGGTGAAAAATGGGTCGAACGCGGCATCTTCGGCTGGGGCTGGGCAACCGCCGCAGTCGCAACCGGCATCGCACTACTCAAGATGGTCGACCCGAAGATGAAATCCGGCACCCTCAACGAATACGGCGTCGCCTACGTGGGCTTCGCGCCCTTCGAAATCGGCATGACAGTCATCGCACCAATCGCCGTTGTCGCAGGATGGACACTAGGCCTAGGCATAGTATCGACGATCATCGCAGCGCTCATCCTGGCCTCCCCGTGGATCTTCAGGTGGGCGCCCGGAAAGACCGCCGACCTACTGCCGGGACAAGTGGAATAGGTTTTTGGTTAGCTGATTTTTAGGTGTGTGGCCTCGCTGCCGGTGCGTCAATGCGCAGGTGGCGAGGTTTTCTTGTTGCTGGGGGTTGGGGGCTGGGCGCTGGGGTAGGGGCTGGGCGCGTTCTTGGTGTGAATATTTGTAGCGCATCTTGTATACGCCAGGTCGGGTTTTGGCGGCCTGAAATTATGACCTGGCGTATACAAGATGTCAGTCAAGGATGCTGATCAAGGATGCAGGCGCTCTAACGCCCCACGGGTTGCATCGCATCACCGATATAGTTATCACGATGATTCGCATATCCAGTTCGCTACGCTGATTGTGAGTCAAAGCCATGAAGAAATACGCCATCTTCACCGTCGCTGTCGCCAGTGTTGCGCCGTGCTCCTGCGTGCCGGGAGACCCCTACCTATCTGACTCCCGCGGTCAGCTGCCACTTTCCGAACGTCAGGGAGCTGAAGAAGTTCAGTTGGCGCTGCGTAGTGCGCTTACCGATGTTCGGCGGGACATCCGTGAAGAACTAACGTCCGGTACTACCTGGGATATTGAAGATAAACCCAACTCGCCCGGAGCCTGCGGGGGAGAAGCGGTCGATATAGCTCGGATCGACTCCGGCATTGGTGGCCTCATGAGAGGTTTTGAGCCGCAGAAAAAAAAGATGCGGCTATCGAAATTCTGGGTGAGCACGTCAAACCACTGGGGTACACCATAGAAATTGTGAGTTCTTCTGGAGAGATGACAACCTTCCACAACCCCCTCACTGATGGCTATGTTGACATCAGGTTAACGCAGAAGAATGACCTCGGGCTGAGTTATTCCACCGGCTGCCACCGGGTGATGGGCTCCCAGGGATAACGCTTACACGCTTGCCTGCGGCTTCCGGGTGTGCGTCTGGACGCGAAAGCTAGCCTTTGCAGCCAGGCTTAATATCCCAGGTCGCGGGCTTCGTGGGGTGGCGGGCCGACCTGGGAAGTTAAGGCTGGCTCATAATTATTCACGGAGTGACTGGCTTCGGTGCACGGACCAGGGCGGAAACCGGAGGGGAAACCGGCGGGCTGTCGCAAAGCCTCCATTCTGCGTTGCCTGTAGGCGCGTTTCCCCAGGTCACGTTTTTTGGAAACCTGCAGAATGGAGGCTTCGCGACAATCCCAGCCAACCTCAGGTAGCGTCGCCTTATCCATGCACTGTATGGATAGGAAACGGGCACCGGGTCAACTCAACTTAAGCCACTAACTTTGCGGAAGCCTGCAAACCCGCAAACTTATACCCTTAAGTTTGGTGGTTTCCGTGGACACGCAAAGATAGCATGCTAAGTTTTGCTGTATGACTTGGCCGAGTGTTTCACGTGAAATGTTGCCGTGGGAGGGGTCCTTGGAGAACCTGTCGCGCCGGGCACGGCAGCGCACGCCAAGTCACTATGAGAGTGCGATCGTCCCCGCCATCGCACATGAGCAAGTAGTTATAGAGCCAGCTACTATTGCGCTCGCCGACCGCGCGACCGTAGCGATCACGCGTTTCGATGCGCAGGAGTCAACAAATCTCCTGCCATTCATCCCCTTACTTCTGCGGGGTGAATCCGTGGCGTCTAGCAGGATCGTGCAGCTCACCGCATCGTCGCGCAAGATTTTTGAAGCAGAAATCTCGGGTGCCGGGTCTCGTAATGCCCAGTTGATTGTTGCGAATGTCCGTCAGATGCGCAGTGCAATCGAAGCCGAAGAGATCAACTTGCGAACAATCTTAGAAATGCATCGGATTTTGTTGCGCGAGGCGGAACCAGACATCGCCGGCCGCGTGCGCGAGCAGGCGGTGTGGATCGGCGGGCCTGACGCTCATCATCCTGGCGGTGCACTGTTCGTGCCCCCGCACCACGTACATATCCCTGAGCTGCTGCAGGATTTGGAAGCCTTCATCTGCCGGGACGATGTGCCGGCACTTGCGCAGGCCGCGATTGCACACGCGCAGTTCGAAACGATTCACCCGTTCGCCGACGGTAACGGAAGAACTGGTCGCGCTCTTATCCACGTGCTTCTAAAAGCCCGGGGACTGAGCCTGAATGGGCCGGTGCCGCTTTCTGTGGCGTTATTGCACCGGGTCAACGAATACTTTGCAGCCCTGGACTCCTACCGCGACGGACGGCTGGATCCCATCGTTCGTTTTTTCGCTGAAGCAGCACTGGAGGCGGTTGAGCATGGGACGTGGCTAGCCGGTGAACTCCGCGCCGTCATGCGCTCATGGGGAAGTAGGCTGCAGGCACGCTCGGACGCGCTGGCATGGCGGGTGCTGGAACTATTGCTGCAGCGCCCAGTGTTGACTACGCGTATCGTCGCCGAAGAGTTGGGCGCGACAACTGCCTCTGCGCTGAATGCGCTGACCACGCTGGAGAAACAAGGCATACTAGTGGACAGTCAGCTGGACAAGCGCACCCGCGCCTGGCGTGCACCTGAGCTCTTGGAGCTTCTCGACGACTTCGCGGACCTCAACCGGCGTAGCCTTTTTGACTAAGTGCCAGCAACCCCAACCACCTACTCGCGGTCCATCACGTACGCCACCGCGCAGCCGATGAGGATTCCCCAAAATGGGGCAGAGACGCCGGCCACACTCAGGTTCGCTACGGTGATGAGAAAGCAGGTGAGGGCGCCCGGGAATGTGCGTGCCTTGTTCTGTGGCCGGGACATTCAACTGCGTGCTAGCCTGTTTGCCATGCAACAGGAAGCCTCGGAGGATAAGCCGCGCCGTCCCATCGCCTGGGTCACGCCCGCGGTCACCGCCGCGCTCATCATCCTCGGCCCGCCACTTGCGCACACGGCCGTCGGCGGCTGGATCCTCGCAGGGCTACTAGTTATCGCTTTCGTTGGTGCGCTTATCGACGCCCACCTGCACCGCCCGAACCTCACCTTTGCAGTGATCGTGGGGGTGGCTTACTTCATCGCCATGCGCATGTACTTCGACGAGGGCACCTGGATCTATTTGCCGGTGCTGGTGGTGCTCGCACTGGTCGGAAGCCACCTGCCTCTCGGGCGTGCGCGGAAGGCTGCGTAAGTGGAAACCTGGCGCTTGGACCACCCCGATTACGGCGCGATCGAGGTCACCACCGGTTTTGATGCAGAGTTCCGCGCCATTGACCCGAGTTGGCCGGGCGACGAAGATCGGGACGCGAAGCCGTACTTGGTTGAAGATTCTTATCTTGAGCGGTTGAAAAAATGGGCCGGCAACCCGCAGCTACGCCTGCAGATCAGCGTCGATGGTGAGGTTCGCCGCCAGTTCGACAACGTCCCCAACGGGCGCGTCGCGTTGAGCCGCCACATCGACCCGAACAAGCTGACCTCTGTGTCGTCGGCGTCCACGCTGCGCACGAAGCCGCATCTGGAGATACGGTCGAACATTTTTGGCGAAGTTCTTGGCATCGACTTCCGCGACGCCACCGGCCTCGTCGAGTTCACCCCTCCTGAGGACTCACGTGGGGCGAAGCGTTATGCGGAGATGGAATCTTCGAACTTCAAGCGAGTGGCCTACCCACTTATGGCCGGCCTGGGTAAGAGCGGGTGGGCGATCGCGCTTTTGGTGCTCGGCCCCTTGGTCGGGCGGTTCCTGCACTGGTTGTTCAGCTTCCTCCCCGACTTCGACCTCCCGGATCTTCCCTCGCTTCCCGACATCACCCTGCCAGTGCCTACGTTGCCGCAGATTGATTTACCGGTTCCGCATATTCCGTTTCCCTCGCTGCCGCATTTCGACGTCCCCGACTGGATCCTATTCCTCGCCGAATACTCCAAGATCTGGATGCCACTGGCCATCGCAGTCGTGCTTGCATTCCTGGCAGTACGGAATCACAAGAGGTCCGAGCAGCAAAAACGGCAGTGGCAGCAACGTGATCGGGATGGTGGGTATTCCGAAGACGCTGCTAGGGGTGACCAGCTAAGGTGAGAACCTATGAGTCTGCCAACTTCAGCTGTCTTGTCGAAGAGTTGTGGATATTTAAAGAGTATTGCCCGCTTTCGGGAATCTATTGGCCGGCCAGATCGCCGGACTGGTAGCCAAAATGCCCATCATGTGGGGTGCGTCAAGTCCGCAGAGCTCAGATTAGATGAATAGGAGAACTGCGACAATGGAGACCCATTAATGACACAGGGCGACAACCTTTCCGGTTGGTTAACCCCCCTGACTGTTTGAAACGATGAAATTAGCTCGAGAGTGAAAGTATAAATCGATGAAAACTTGCTGTGTAGAAGGATGCGACAAGCCCGGTGCGTTTACGACAAGGACCCGGCCTACGTGGTGTTTAGAGCATCTCCGCGGGTTGTATTCGCAAGGAGGTTTGACTCTCCTAGAAAATTTCACCAAACCTACCGCGTTTCTACTGACTCGATGCACGCGTTGCAATTTCGAGGGACACTATCGTTTTGAATATGTTCTAGACAGGTTGAAGATTGGCGAACCTGTGTGTCGAGCCTGTTACTGGCGCGAATGGGCCAAAGAAGCGCGAGTCCTTCAAAACGATAGCGAGATGCCAGTAGATTTATCCACAGTTAAGCAAAACGCCGAGGATAATGGATATACCTACCTTGGGCCGTTAACGAATCCCAGTTTGGCCGGCGATCCGCATGCTACACGTTGTAACTCATGTGGCCGCGTTACGGCTCAACGTTATGGAGATATTGGTTGGGGTTGTCCATGCCAGCGGAGCCGAACTTCGAGGGCTTCCAAAAGCAAGAAGAATAGCGAAACGGCAATTGGTAAGAGCATAAGAAATAGTGCAGTTGTTGGGGATAAACTAAGTCGCGAGATACACGGTTCTTACGAGACTGCAACTAGCAAAATGCCCGCATTGCAAAAGGCGGAGAATATCCAAATAACACCTGAATTCCAGCAGGCTTTGGAATTGATGGATTCTGGGGAGAACGTGCTTCTGACCGGTAAAGCTGGCACCGGTAAATCTACGTTGTTGCGGATGTATTTGGATCGCAATGTTGGCAAAAAAGTTTTAGTTACGGCGCCGACAGGCGTGGCAGCACTGAATATTGACGGCTTTACAATCCACCGGACGTTTGGTTTCCGGCCGGGCATGGGGCCTGAGGATATTACTGAGGGTGGAAAATGGTGGCCGCGATCCGTGCTCCAAGCCGCGGATGTCCTTGTCGTGGATGAGATATCAATGGTGCGGGCGGACCTCTTTGACATGATGGACATTGCCTTGAAGCGAGCGCGAGGTAATGACGATCCTTTTGGCGGTATACAGCTGATCCTCGTCGGCGACTTGTTGCAGTTGCCGCCCGTCGTTACCGCTGCTGAGGTTGAGTATTTCGACAGCCGGTGGTCTTCACCTTATTTCTTTTCTGCTCACTGTTATGATTCGGTCCGTATCGCACCAATCAACTTAACGACGGTGTGGCGCCAAAGTGACTCCACTTTCCTTGAGGTGCTTAATCAAGTCAGAGAGGGCAGCGTCAGTGATAATGCTCTTGGCGTGCTTAACGAACTGGTTGACGCTGACTTTGATGCGCCTGATGATTGGGTAACGTTGGCCGCACGGCGTAACACTGTCGATAAAATCAATCAGCGCCATCTAGATGCTCTTCAAACTGAACAGTTCCTCTCAATAGCGGAATACACCGGTAACGCTGACAGCAAGTCGTTTAGTGGGACTGAGAACTTCAGCTATGCGGTTGGCGCTCGCGTCATGACAGTAATCAATGACAAAGACAACAGGTTTGTCAACGGTAGCTTCGGCACGTTAATCGAGGCTTCCCCCAATCATCTGGCGGTACGTCTTGACCACAGTGGCAAAGTTGTAGAACTGGGTAAACACACTTGGGAGATTAAGACACCTGGTATCTCAAACGGAGATCTGAGCAGTGATACTGCTGGGACCGTTACACAATTTCCAGTCATTTTGGCATGGGCACTGACAGTGCATAAATCACAGGGAAAAACTATTCCGAAACTCTTCATTGATTTGAAGGGTGGGATGAACACCGATGGCCAGTTTTATGTTGCTCTGTCGCGTGCTGTAGATCTCGAGCATCTCCGCTTTAGTGCTCCCCTCGAGCGTCGACACATCC
Encoded here:
- a CDS encoding Fic family protein, which produces MTWPSVSREMLPWEGSLENLSRRARQRTPSHYESAIVPAIAHEQVVIEPATIALADRATVAITRFDAQESTNLLPFIPLLLRGESVASSRIVQLTASSRKIFEAEISGAGSRNAQLIVANVRQMRSAIEAEEINLRTILEMHRILLREAEPDIAGRVREQAVWIGGPDAHHPGGALFVPPHHVHIPELLQDLEAFICRDDVPALAQAAIAHAQFETIHPFADGNGRTGRALIHVLLKARGLSLNGPVPLSVALLHRVNEYFAALDSYRDGRLDPIVRFFAEAALEAVEHGTWLAGELRAVMRSWGSRLQARSDALAWRVLELLLQRPVLTTRIVAEELGATTASALNALTTLEKQGILVDSQLDKRTRAWRAPELLELLDDFADLNRRSLFD
- a CDS encoding LLM class flavin-dependent oxidoreductase, with protein sequence MKYFGFLSFGHYALPGQRGPSAKDVLQQSVDIAQAADDLGVNNASFRVHHFAPQGASPMPLLAAVAARTKRLEVGTGVIDMRYENPLYLAEELGALDLLADQRTAIGVSRGSPEPAVRGWESFGYQAKAPNGADLAREHLEKFLAAVRGHQMATAAPLGEQYPQMYQPGSALPIFPHVPDLDKRVFYGSGSYDSAVQTAKDGLNLMSSTLVSEADGSSLGDIQYEQIQAYRTAWKEAGHDWEPRVSVSRSIFPIVSDEDRRLFGPHGASEDQIGSLGEGRQVTFGKTYAAEPDQLIEQLKADKAVMDADTLLITIPNTMGVDLNVSILENFAKHVAPELGWEPGTPYMPGR
- a CDS encoding benzoate/H(+) symporter BenE family transporter, with the protein product MSRPQNKARTFPGALTCFLITVANLSVAGVSAPFWGILIGCAVAYVMDRE
- a CDS encoding sodium/glutamate symporter; this translates as MEYTPFSLLIDVGWISILMVIGNFIRRRVKLFQNLLIPSSITAGLLGLIFGPEVLGWIGFSDKMGAYTTILIAVVFASMPFSMQFDRSVRSGARTMWAYSAGMFMGQWGIFILLGLFLFQPVWGTEPWFGMMLPVGFVGGFGTAAAVGSAMDNAMDMNGVASSLGFTSATVGTFAAIIGGVIFASWAIKKGKTADLPEKLPAELLSGYIDRLEERPSIGKATTSPSSIEPMALHAGVVTLVVMAAYYLNGWINDLFPQVSIPLFAMSFVVGIVVKLFFNAVKTPDYLDRDTINTVSGAATDYLIAFGIASIVPAAIADYWIPLVVLFVIGIIYCFIFLAYLAPKFFGEKWVERGIFGWGWATAAVATGIALLKMVDPKMKSGTLNEYGVAYVGFAPFEIGMTVIAPIAVVAGWTLGLGIVSTIIAALILASPWIFRWAPGKTADLLPGQVE
- a CDS encoding NAD(P)-binding domain-containing protein; its protein translation is MLSPVIIIGAGQAGLATAHEVLRRGITPLLVDANPAPGGAWLHRWPSLTLGRAHGIADLPGFPLDRPSRSIPASRVVSDYYAAYEQHLGLDVRRPEKVLRVEREGAVFVVATDKAEYRARSVVSATGTWDSPFVPHVPGRFGGRQLHTVDYTRAEDFAGQRVLVLGGGLSAVQFLLELAPVAETTWATRRPPAFTQRTFDSHWGLDVERAVRERTFSGKRPASVVSTTGIPQWPEYMAAVRDGVLVSRGWPAHLTRSGAVFGQAPTASDLVVPESWDPFPAGHAEEYNVLFWNTGFRHSLGHLRGLGLRTGGPRMLDEVTPEGQPGLFLAGYGSTASTTGANRAGRRAGLAVSRYLRNLDR